AAGTTGCTAGCATTTGGAAATTGGAAGTTGGAGGGTGGAGGGTGGAAGGTGGAGCCATGTCTAACCTCTAACTTCCAATCTCCAACTTCCAATTACCCGACTCACGATGTACTCACGATGGTTTGTTAAACTAGGGTCAGAATAACACGAGAGAAAGCGCACGTCAAGAGACTTATGTCCATTCAGTCCAAACCGCGAACGTATCGCTCGTTTCTGCTTCGTTTGTGGGCGGAAGGCGAGCCGCCCGTCTGGCGATTCAGTCTCGAAGACCCGCACACTGGCGAGCGGATTGGAATGGCGAATCTGGACGCGCTGATCGCGTTCCTAAAGGAGGCGATGGAGCAAGTCAATCAAAATGAAACGATCAATCATTCGTCTGCATGAAATCATGATCAAATGGAAGGAGGTATGTTCGTGAAAAAGTTACAATGGTGGTTTCGCATCGTCGGCGCGTTCTATCTGCTTCTGACGCTGATGAATCTGGGAGTTACGATTTTCGATACCCAACTTCAGATGTACAAAGATTTGTTGCCGCCACCGCTGACTGGCAACACGCTCGCCGCCCGAGGATTTGCGGACGCGTGGTTCGTTTTCGTGATGGACGTGTTGGGAACCGCGATTTTCTTGTTGTGGGCATCGCGCAATCCATTGAAGCACATCAGCGTCGTCTGGTTCGCGGTCTTGCTCGAATTCCTTCATGGTGTTGTAGGGGATGCGTACTGGATCACGCGAGGATACGACGTGATGAGCTATCTCGTTTTCATCGTCATCCATTTCATCATCATCGTTACCGGCGCGATGTTCGCGCGAGAAGCGTCGGCACAAACTGCGTAAGGCAAATTTCTAATTTGCCCATCAGGAGGAGTTCAAATGAAACATATCGAAACAAGCATCACCATCAATCGCCCGATTGATCAGGTCTTTACCTTTGTGACGGATTTTAGCAAAGCCGTCGAGTGGCAAGCCGGGATCGTCGAAGCGCGCATCACGTCGAATGCTCCACGCGGC
This portion of the Chloroflexota bacterium genome encodes:
- the bphX gene encoding BphX family protein, coding for MKKLQWWFRIVGAFYLLLTLMNLGVTIFDTQLQMYKDLLPPPLTGNTLAARGFADAWFVFVMDVLGTAIFLLWASRNPLKHISVVWFAVLLEFLHGVVGDAYWITRGYDVMSYLVFIVIHFIIIVTGAMFAREASAQTA